The Calditrichota bacterium genome has a window encoding:
- a CDS encoding MGMT family protein, with protein MSEKIAKKRPSKIAERGLSAKRGSPPESDSLYKRIYATVKKIPRGKVASYGQVARVAGLERHARMVGYALHALNEEDVERVPWQRVINAQGYISIRSNPMAAKIQRKLLEHEGIEFDHRDKVDFKKFGWKK; from the coding sequence ATGTCTGAAAAGATTGCGAAGAAGCGACCGAGCAAAATCGCCGAGCGGGGATTAAGCGCGAAGCGCGGTTCCCCGCCGGAATCTGACTCTCTCTACAAACGCATCTATGCCACGGTCAAGAAAATCCCGCGCGGCAAAGTCGCCAGCTACGGCCAAGTTGCACGCGTCGCGGGACTCGAACGTCATGCGCGCATGGTCGGCTACGCGCTCCATGCTCTGAATGAAGAAGACGTCGAAAGAGTTCCGTGGCAAAGAGTCATCAATGCGCAAGGCTACATCTCGATTCGCAGCAATCCGATGGCCGCGAAGATCCAAAGAAAACTGCTCGAACACGAAGGCATAGAGTTCGACCATCGCGACAAAGTAGATTTCAAGAAGTTCGGGTGGAAGAAATGA
- a CDS encoding type II secretion system protein GspG: MRRIERGFTLLELQLVCVIIGVLSMVIVPRVFGATDRARVAAAIADVQTFRSALSIYEIDYGAFPNATRNSVARLSADLEDPNGNIYMVYPEGDNFDDFQYRSSHGGQEYMIFVTANDQNHTRFQVDLSGITMLN, translated from the coding sequence ATGCGTAGGATTGAAAGAGGATTCACATTACTTGAATTGCAGCTTGTCTGCGTTATCATCGGCGTGCTCTCGATGGTTATCGTGCCGCGAGTTTTCGGAGCCACGGACCGCGCCCGCGTCGCCGCGGCGATCGCGGACGTCCAGACGTTTCGCTCGGCGCTTTCTATCTACGAGATTGATTACGGCGCGTTTCCGAATGCGACTCGCAACAGCGTGGCTCGTCTTTCCGCCGATCTTGAAGATCCCAACGGCAACATCTACATGGTGTACCCGGAAGGCGACAACTTTGATGATTTTCAGTACCGTTCAAGCCACGGCGGACAGGAATACATGATATTCGTGACTGCCAACGACCAGAATCATACGAGATTTCAGGTTGATTTGAGCGGTATTACAATGTTAAATTAG